The bacterium DNA window TGTATAATGAGTTCAAGTAAGTAATCTGAATTTCTGGCGAGAATTCCGTCGCAAGGGCCGCCGAGTTATTCTTTCCGGGACGAACTCACATGACTCCGGAACGTTGGAAACAAATCGAAAAGATTTTCTTTGAGGCAGCGGACCTGCCTATTCAGGAAAGAATTCTTTTCTTGGAAGAGTCCTGCATCAATGATCCGGAACTAAAGCAGGAAGTGGAATCGCTCCTCCGACAGGAAGACGGAACGGAAACGATACTGAAGACCCTTATTTCAAATGCAGTGGAATCTCTTCCTCAGAATGAAATTACTGATCTAACAGGAACAAGAATTGGTGCGTATCGAATTACCGGTCTGATTGGTCAGGGCGGAATGGCACAAGTATACAAGGCTACACGAGATGACGATCAATATCAGAAGATTGTTGCAATCAAAATCATTCGACAAGATGTAGTGCCATCCTTACTCATCCATCGCTTTTGGTACGAGCGTCAGATTTTGGCCAATCTGGAACATCCCTACATCGCTCGGTTTCTTGAAGGTGGGACCACTGAGGATCGGATCCCCTATTTCGTTATGGAATACATCGAAGGGGAACCGATCACCGCGTATTGCGATAAGCACGGGCTAACAATTCAAAAGCGGCTGGAGCTTTTCAGACAGGTTTGTGATGCCGTGCAATACGCTCATCGCAATTTAGTAATTCACCGTGATCTCAAGCCAAGCAATATCATGGTGACATCGGAGGGAATTCCCAAACTATTGGATTTCGGCATTGCCAAATTTCTGAATCCAGAACTTTCTGCGGCCATTCCAACTACAACATTAACTTCGATTTGTTTAATGACTCCCGAATATGCCAGTCCGGAACAGGTGCGCGGCCAACCGGTTACAACAGCAACGGACATCTATTCCCTGGGCCTTTTGTTGTATGAATTGTTGACCAGTCAGCGAGCCCAGCAGTTTAGAACAAAATCGATTGCTGAAATTGAGAGAGTCGTATGCGAACGACAACCAGAAGCTCCGAGTTCAATTGTTACATCAAGTGCATCGACAACAACCAAAATCGGAATGAAAAAGAGCAACCCCAAAAAGCTCAGTCGCAAGCTTGCACGGGAAGTAGATAGCATCGTGTTGATGGCTATCCACAAAGATCCGCAGAACCGTTATCGCACGGCAGTAGAATTCTCTGATGATATTAGTCGGTACATGGATGGGCTTCCAATCCGCGCTCGCACACAAACCTGGGGTTATCGTGCAATCAAATTCGTACGCCGTCATAAAACAGCCGTAGCATCCGCCTCCATCATCGCCCTTTTACTTGCAGGACTGGCGGCAGTAATGACCATCCAGGCGTCTCGTATTGCAAAAGAAAGAGATCGGGCAAATAAGGTTACGGAATTCCTTGTTGACCTTTTTGAAGTCTCTGATCCTGACGAAACTAGAGGCAACACTGTAACAGCAAGAGAGCTTCTGGACGCAAGTGCAAAAAAAATCGAGCGAGAGCTTGGTGAACAGCCTGAGGTTCAAGCTGCTTTAATGAATACCATGGGCCGTGTTTATCAGAATCTTGGACTCTCCCACACCTCCGTGACGTTGTTTGAAAAGGCACTTCAGATTCGTAAACGGGAACTGGGTGAAGAGAATGTAGAAATTGCTTCAACAATGGACGATCTTTCATCGGCTCTAAGCGATGCAGGCAGATACAGCGAAGCAGAAGCTATTGCTAGAAAGTCTCTCATCATCCGGCGAAAACTTCATGGAAATGAACACACCGATGTTGCGGTTAGTTTGGATACTCTTGCTGTGAGTCTATTCCTAAACGGAAAGTATGATGAAGCGGAGGCGGCGCTTCGTGAGGCGCTAACGATTCATCAAAAGGTCACTGGCGAAGAAAGTATTGAAGTCGCTTGGAGCCTCAACAACCTCGCAAATGTGCTTAGGTTTAAAGGAAAAGACAAAGAGGCCGAGCCATTGTATCGCCAGTCGTTAGCCATATGCCGCAACCTGTTTGGCAACAATCATCGCGAAACATTAAACAGCATGAAGAATTTGGGAAGATTGCTCCTAGATAATGCTGATTACGATGGGGCCGAAGTCTTGTTTAGCGAAGCCTTAGATTTAAGCCGCAAAGTACTGGGAGAGAATCATCCTGACCTGGCAAATGCAATGTGGAATCTGGCATTGGTAATGAGAGCAAAAAAGCGCTACACGGATGCAGAGACACTCCTGAGAGATGGACTTATTTTGAGACGTAAGTCGTTGGGCAATCAACATCCGAAAGTTGCCACACACCTCTATACTCTTGGCGTACTGTTGGTCGATAAGGGCGATTTCGATGAAGCCGAATCTTTATTGAGTGAAGCAGGGCTTCTCTGGCAAAAAACGCTGCCGCCGAATCATGACAACCATGCCAATATCTTTTGGATGCTCGGACATGTGCGTATGCAGAAAGGAAATCCCAAGGAAGCAGAAACCCAGTTCCGTAAAGCCCTTGAAATCCGAGTCCGTGCGCTGCCCGCAGATCACCCAAGATTGGCGAATCTAAAAGTCAGTCTAGGAGATTGTTTAACGGCGCAAGGTCGCTATAAGGAAGCGGAATCGATATTAGTTGACTCTTACCGAACCTTGACTGTCAAACAAGGAATGAAACATCCAGATTCGGTTAAGGCAGCAAAAACTCTCGCATCGCTTTATACAGCATGGGGGAAACCGAATGAAGCTGCGAAATACCAGACAAAATAATTTGGTGATCCGTGAAAAGATCATCGAACTTAAGTTTTGATGGTCTCTGACTTCGTGTAATTCCTCCTACTTCACCCTGCAACATCAACGGAAAAACATCTTGATCCGATTCAAACAGTTTTTCCGCAAGTTTGATTGATGGGCTGTACGGCCTATCGAAATAATCCACAAATGAATGGAGGAACGATCATGATCTCGAAACTGAACAACAGTTCTACAAATATCAAAAACGTCTCACGGCAGGACATCAACGACATTTTCATATCCCCAGCCCGCGAGGCTGCCGCGCCGGAGCTTCAAAAGGATATGGAACCGAAAAGCTCGCAGGAGAAAAATGCTCCAGACACAAATTTGAATCCGAAAGCCTTGCAAGACATCGCAGCAGATAAAAAAGGAATGGGGAGTATTGAAGCGGCACTCCGGCGTGCCGATATCGAAAATAACTACTTACAAGCAGTACAGCAAAACACCACCGAGCCTCCTTTTCCCGAAACAGAATCCCTAGAACTCGAAAATACATTGGTATCCAATGTTAAAGAGCAGCAGAAACCCAAGGAGAATGAAAACAATATCATTGCGATCCTGTATGCCTAGTGTTCATAAGATCGTTTGGGATTTTGGATGAAAAACTGATTTAGGCCTAAAACCTTCACAGGTCAACGCTGCAATTCTCTTAGCAGCCAGGCTTTTGCAAGACGCATTTCTCGTTTTACGGTTGGCGCAGAAATATTGAGGGCTCGCGCAGTTTCGTCAACACTCATTCCTGCGAATGATCTCATTTCAATGATTTGAGCCTTCCGTTGGTCAAAGGAGGCAAGTTTCTTTAAGGCATCATCAAAAGCCAACAATTCTGCAGCTTGATCTTGCGTGAATATTAGAACATCATCCAACAAGATTTTTGATTGTTGTGCTCCACCGCGACGTTCAGCATTTCTGGTTCGTGCATGATCGATCAAAATCTGACGCATGAGGCGCGCTGCCACTCCAAAAAAATGAGCACGCCCTTCCCACTCTGGCATGTTCTGAGCTATAAGGCGAAGATACAATTCATGAATCAGTGCAGTCGGTTGCAAAGTATGGTCGGGTCTTTCCGATCTTAGATAACTGATGGCGAGTTTCTTTAGTTCTTGATAAACCAACCCCATTAATTCATCCATAGCCTGGCGATCACCACGGCTCCAACCCTGTAAAAGCTGAGTAATCCGGCTCGGGGGTTGTCCCTCCATCTAATAGCACCCGTGAACTTCATTATACATCCACGCTGTTACTAAATTCTTATTTAACGAACACCTATATCATTCCTGCGAAAAATGAGCGTTTGTGATCCCAGCAAGCGCTTTTTCACGCATGAAGAATTGAATGAAAGAATTTTGAGGGCAACAAAAACATGATTTCGAAAATCAATAACAATAACTTTCGTATCCAAAGTGAGCCTGTTTCTGAACAAAAGCCATTAGCCAGCAGCCAAACCAACTCCACCAAGAATGAGGTATCGATCGAAAGCATAGAATTCGCTGAAATCGAAAAAAATAATTCTGATTCAAAAGGTTCTTCGTTAATCATCGAAAGAAAACTTCAAGCCGAGGTCCGGGCTTCCGAACTGCAAAGAAAACTGGATCAAATAGGAACTGAGAAAAGTCTCATGCTTCCATACATTGAACAAGACAATTCCTGATCCGCTTTCTGGTCCTTTACCGCATGAATCATTAAGCCGGATTAACAACCCGGTTGAAATCAAGTTAGTTTAGGAGAAATATCAATGAGACCAATTCAATCCGG harbors:
- a CDS encoding serine/threonine-protein kinase encodes the protein MTPERWKQIEKIFFEAADLPIQERILFLEESCINDPELKQEVESLLRQEDGTETILKTLISNAVESLPQNEITDLTGTRIGAYRITGLIGQGGMAQVYKATRDDDQYQKIVAIKIIRQDVVPSLLIHRFWYERQILANLEHPYIARFLEGGTTEDRIPYFVMEYIEGEPITAYCDKHGLTIQKRLELFRQVCDAVQYAHRNLVIHRDLKPSNIMVTSEGIPKLLDFGIAKFLNPELSAAIPTTTLTSICLMTPEYASPEQVRGQPVTTATDIYSLGLLLYELLTSQRAQQFRTKSIAEIERVVCERQPEAPSSIVTSSASTTTKIGMKKSNPKKLSRKLAREVDSIVLMAIHKDPQNRYRTAVEFSDDISRYMDGLPIRARTQTWGYRAIKFVRRHKTAVASASIIALLLAGLAAVMTIQASRIAKERDRANKVTEFLVDLFEVSDPDETRGNTVTARELLDASAKKIERELGEQPEVQAALMNTMGRVYQNLGLSHTSVTLFEKALQIRKRELGEENVEIASTMDDLSSALSDAGRYSEAEAIARKSLIIRRKLHGNEHTDVAVSLDTLAVSLFLNGKYDEAEAALREALTIHQKVTGEESIEVAWSLNNLANVLRFKGKDKEAEPLYRQSLAICRNLFGNNHRETLNSMKNLGRLLLDNADYDGAEVLFSEALDLSRKVLGENHPDLANAMWNLALVMRAKKRYTDAETLLRDGLILRRKSLGNQHPKVATHLYTLGVLLVDKGDFDEAESLLSEAGLLWQKTLPPNHDNHANIFWMLGHVRMQKGNPKEAETQFRKALEIRVRALPADHPRLANLKVSLGDCLTAQGRYKEAESILVDSYRTLTVKQGMKHPDSVKAAKTLASLYTAWGKPNEAAKYQTK
- a CDS encoding sigma-70 family RNA polymerase sigma factor → MEGQPPSRITQLLQGWSRGDRQAMDELMGLVYQELKKLAISYLRSERPDHTLQPTALIHELYLRLIAQNMPEWEGRAHFFGVAARLMRQILIDHARTRNAERRGGAQQSKILLDDVLIFTQDQAAELLAFDDALKKLASFDQRKAQIIEMRSFAGMSVDETARALNISAPTVKREMRLAKAWLLRELQR